One window of Pseudomonas sp. ML2-2023-3 genomic DNA carries:
- a CDS encoding chorismate mutase — protein sequence MAVNYDSLEQVREKIDGLDRQIVGLIAERGACVSQAALFKKDSDAVRAPQRVEQVIAKVRALASELGANPNVTEEVYRAMIAAFIEQELAEHKALAN from the coding sequence ATGGCTGTTAACTACGATTCCCTTGAACAGGTACGCGAGAAAATCGACGGGCTGGATCGCCAGATTGTCGGCTTGATCGCCGAACGGGGTGCCTGCGTATCGCAAGCGGCGCTGTTCAAAAAAGACAGCGATGCGGTCAGGGCGCCGCAACGGGTTGAGCAGGTGATTGCAAAAGTCCGGGCGCTGGCCTCAGAACTGGGTGCTAACCCGAACGTCACCGAAGAAGTTTACCGCGCCATGATTGCAGCCTTTATCGAGCAAGAACTGGCTGAGCACAAGGCGCTTGCCAACTAG
- the gdhA gene encoding NADP-specific glutamate dehydrogenase: protein MIESVDQFLARLKKRDPDQPEFHQAVEEVLRSLWPFLEANPHYLTSGILERICEPERAIVFRVSWVDDEGKVRVNRGFRIQMNSAIGPYKGGLRFHPSVNLGVLKFLAFEQTFKNSLTSLPMGGGKGGSDFNPKGKSDAEVMRFCQAFMSELYRHIGSDVDVPAGDIGVGAREIGFMFGQYKRLSNQFTSVLTGKGMSYGGSLIRPEATGFGCVYFAQEMLKRSGQRIDGKRVAISGSGNVAQYAARKVMDLGGKVISLSDSEGTLYCEAGLSEEQWEALMELKNVKRGRISELAGQFGLEFLAGQHPWSLACDIALPCATQNELDAEAARTLLSNGCVCVAEGANMPTTLEAVDLFIEAGILFAPGKASNAGGVAVSGLEMSQNAMRLLWTAGEVDSKLHNIMQSIHHACVHYGEENGRINYVKGANIAGFVKVADAMLAQGVV from the coding sequence ATGATCGAATCCGTCGACCAGTTCCTTGCCCGCCTGAAAAAACGTGACCCGGACCAGCCTGAATTCCACCAGGCAGTAGAAGAAGTCCTGCGCAGTTTGTGGCCGTTTCTTGAAGCCAATCCCCATTACCTCACTTCAGGCATTCTTGAGCGCATTTGTGAACCTGAGCGCGCGATCGTGTTCCGCGTATCCTGGGTTGATGATGAAGGCAAAGTGCGGGTTAACCGTGGTTTCCGTATCCAGATGAACAGCGCCATTGGCCCTTACAAGGGTGGTCTGCGGTTCCATCCGTCGGTGAACCTTGGCGTTCTGAAGTTCCTGGCGTTCGAACAAACCTTCAAGAACTCCCTGACCTCGTTGCCTATGGGCGGCGGCAAGGGCGGCTCTGACTTCAACCCCAAGGGCAAGAGCGACGCTGAAGTCATGCGTTTCTGTCAGGCCTTCATGAGCGAGCTGTACCGCCATATCGGTTCGGACGTTGACGTGCCGGCAGGCGATATCGGTGTAGGCGCCCGTGAAATCGGCTTTATGTTTGGCCAGTACAAGCGCCTGAGCAACCAGTTCACCTCGGTGCTGACCGGCAAGGGCATGAGCTACGGCGGCAGCCTGATCCGCCCTGAAGCCACCGGCTTTGGTTGTGTGTACTTCGCGCAGGAAATGCTCAAGCGCAGCGGCCAGCGTATCGATGGCAAGCGCGTAGCGATCTCTGGCTCCGGTAACGTGGCGCAGTATGCGGCGCGCAAAGTCATGGACCTGGGCGGCAAAGTGATCTCGTTGTCGGACTCCGAAGGTACGTTGTACTGCGAAGCCGGTTTGAGCGAGGAGCAGTGGGAAGCGCTGATGGAGCTCAAAAACGTCAAGCGCGGTCGTATCAGCGAATTGGCCGGGCAGTTTGGTCTGGAGTTTCTGGCGGGCCAGCATCCGTGGAGCCTGGCGTGCGACATCGCATTGCCATGCGCCACTCAGAACGAACTGGACGCTGAAGCGGCCCGTACACTGTTGAGCAATGGCTGTGTGTGCGTAGCAGAAGGCGCGAACATGCCGACTACCCTCGAAGCGGTCGATCTGTTTATCGAGGCCGGTATCTTGTTTGCACCGGGCAAGGCATCCAATGCCGGCGGCGTGGCGGTGAGCGGTCTGGAAATGTCGCAAAACGCCATGCGCCTGCTGTGGACGGCAGGAGAGGTCGACAGCAAACTGCATAACATCATGCAGTCGATCCACCATGCGTGCGTTCACTACGGCGAAGAAAACGGTCGGATCAACTACGTCAAAGGCGCGAACATTGCGGGCTTCGTGAAAGTCGCTGACGCGATGCTGGCCCAGGGCGTGGTGTAA
- a CDS encoding DUF4105 domain-containing protein: MLKRLAYLALCACAPLYAAPHIDDQRVQQLANDPFWISLGHYEAGKLSGWRSYVSDDKFFLAPDGAHHPDAELRATVQALYSPLSLGDKHPQCVYPARTRWLKAQLNLTDLPKAECAEFTQWFKDVAPHSTVMIFPAAYLNSPSSMFGHTLLRIDQADVQNNKTALLSYAINFGAYIEGSDNSILYAWKGLAGGYPGLFALVPYQEKLSEYRSLENRDLWEYRLNLTPEETQRMVEHVWELKQIQFDYFFFDENCSYRLLELLQVARPGLQLTTQFPLTAIPTDTVKAVKEAGLVESIEYRPSRERELLDRAKILDPEEQQWVLQISADQAQLQNPTFKALPKERQALIIDAAYRLERYRANGLERDPARSQRSFELLRAINQNPAPELQVEQPELPENGHESRTWQLGAGSRDDKAFAEYGLRMAYHDLNDNAPGFPLGAQIEILQLKLRQYEGNKWQVQQLDLANIRSLTPRNDLLQPWSWQVGGGLERVLGKHGDESLVSHVNGGAGGTWQLGENLLGFALGTLRVEHNNDFAAFVSPAAGFNTGLLWRNPVGNLSLEAKGDYFTNGEVRRSLSLNQQWEVSRNLGLRLSAQREFSKLTSPVNEVMLELKWYHY, encoded by the coding sequence ATGCTCAAACGCCTTGCCTATCTGGCGCTCTGTGCCTGCGCCCCGCTGTATGCCGCACCCCATATCGACGATCAACGTGTTCAGCAGTTGGCCAACGACCCGTTCTGGATCTCTCTGGGACACTATGAAGCCGGCAAGTTGAGCGGCTGGCGCAGCTATGTCAGCGACGACAAATTCTTTCTGGCCCCCGACGGCGCCCATCACCCGGACGCCGAACTGCGTGCCACCGTCCAGGCCTTGTATTCGCCCTTGAGCCTGGGGGACAAACACCCGCAGTGCGTGTACCCGGCCCGCACCCGCTGGCTCAAGGCCCAGTTGAACCTGACCGACCTGCCCAAGGCCGAATGCGCAGAGTTCACGCAATGGTTCAAGGACGTTGCACCGCACAGCACGGTGATGATTTTCCCGGCGGCCTACCTGAACAGCCCGTCCTCGATGTTCGGCCACACCTTGTTGCGTATCGACCAGGCCGATGTGCAGAACAACAAGACCGCCCTGCTCAGCTACGCGATCAATTTCGGCGCCTACATTGAGGGTTCCGACAACAGCATTTTGTATGCCTGGAAGGGGTTGGCCGGTGGCTATCCCGGCCTGTTCGCGCTGGTGCCCTACCAGGAAAAGCTCTCCGAGTACCGCAGCCTCGAAAACCGTGACCTGTGGGAATACCGACTCAATCTGACTCCCGAAGAAACCCAGCGCATGGTCGAGCATGTGTGGGAGCTCAAACAGATCCAGTTCGACTATTTCTTCTTTGACGAAAACTGCTCGTATCGCCTGCTGGAGTTGTTGCAAGTGGCACGTCCCGGCTTGCAACTGACCACCCAGTTCCCGCTGACCGCGATCCCCACCGACACCGTGAAAGCGGTCAAGGAAGCGGGCTTGGTTGAAAGTATCGAATACCGCCCTTCCCGGGAACGTGAACTGCTGGATCGAGCCAAAATCCTCGATCCTGAGGAACAGCAATGGGTGCTGCAGATCAGCGCCGATCAGGCCCAGTTGCAAAACCCGACCTTCAAGGCGCTGCCAAAAGAACGCCAGGCGCTGATTATCGACGCCGCTTATCGTCTTGAACGCTACCGGGCAAACGGTCTCGAACGTGACCCGGCGCGCTCCCAGCGCAGCTTCGAACTGCTGCGTGCCATCAACCAGAATCCAGCTCCTGAACTGCAGGTTGAACAACCCGAGTTGCCCGAAAACGGCCACGAATCGCGCACCTGGCAACTGGGGGCCGGTAGCCGTGACGACAAGGCCTTTGCCGAGTACGGCCTGCGCATGGCTTACCACGACTTGAACGACAACGCGCCCGGCTTTCCGCTGGGCGCGCAGATTGAAATCCTGCAACTCAAGCTGCGCCAGTACGAAGGTAACAAGTGGCAAGTTCAGCAACTGGACCTGGCCAACATTCGCTCCCTGACCCCGCGTAACGACTTGCTGCAACCCTGGTCCTGGCAAGTGGGCGGCGGGCTGGAACGGGTGCTGGGCAAGCATGGCGATGAAAGCCTGGTCAGCCACGTCAATGGGGGCGCGGGCGGCACCTGGCAGTTGGGCGAAAACCTGCTGGGCTTTGCCCTCGGCACCCTGCGCGTGGAGCACAACAACGATTTCGCCGCCTTTGTTTCACCGGCAGCGGGGTTTAACACAGGGCTTCTCTGGCGCAATCCGGTGGGCAACCTGAGTCTTGAAGCCAAAGGTGATTACTTCACCAACGGTGAAGTCCGCCGCAGCCTCAGCCTGAACCAGCAATGGGAAGTTTCGCGCAATCTGGGCCTGCGACTGAGTGCACAACGTGAGTTCAGCAAGCTGACCTCACCCGTCAACGAAGTGATGCTGGAGTTGAAGTGGTATCACTACTGA
- a CDS encoding DUF3015 domain-containing protein gives MKRILLGTLFTVVSLNAMAQAPGGPNCGWGNMLFEGQRGTPAHFLASTTNGTSGNATFGMTSGTNGCTTKDALTYGGKSWIAMNGMINELSEDMAKGNGEALTTYAVVLGVAPEDRAHFAAVTHEHFQQIFSKADVTAEDVHNNTLAILKGDARLAKYATAA, from the coding sequence ATGAAACGGATTCTTCTCGGTACTCTCTTTACAGTTGTTTCCCTCAATGCCATGGCGCAAGCCCCGGGCGGTCCGAACTGCGGTTGGGGCAACATGCTGTTTGAAGGTCAGCGCGGCACCCCTGCTCACTTCCTGGCATCCACCACCAACGGCACGTCCGGTAACGCCACCTTCGGCATGACCTCCGGCACCAACGGCTGTACGACCAAGGACGCCCTGACCTACGGCGGCAAATCGTGGATTGCCATGAATGGCATGATCAACGAACTGTCCGAAGACATGGCCAAAGGCAATGGCGAAGCACTGACCACCTACGCGGTGGTACTGGGCGTCGCCCCTGAAGATCGCGCGCATTTTGCCGCCGTCACCCACGAGCACTTCCAGCAAATCTTCAGCAAGGCCGATGTAACGGCTGAAGATGTTCACAACAACACCCTGGCTATCCTCAAAGGCGATGCCCGCCTGGCCAAATACGCCACTGCTGCGTAG
- a CDS encoding Lon protease family protein yields MPDSVATSLRLAPDALTRPFSAEQFSFSNTNDLEPFRGILGQERAVEALQFGVAMPRPGYNVFVMGEPGTGRFSFVKRYLKAEGKRLKSPSDWVYVNNFDEPREPRALELPSSSAGAFIADINHLIDNLLATFPAVFEHPTYQQRKSAIDRGFNQRYDRALDVIERLALEKGVALYRDSSNVAFTPMSDGKALDEAEFSQLPEVERERFHEDISGLEERLNEELASLPQWKRESNNQLRQLNEETITLALQPLLSPLSQKYAENGAVCGYLQAMQVYLLKTVVEQLVDDSKTDAQARKLLEEQYLPSLVVGQPLSGGAPVVFEPHPTYDNLFGRIEYSTDQGALYTTYRQLRPGALHRANGGFLILEAEKMLSEPFVWDALKRALQSRKLKMESPLGEMGRLATVTLNPQVIPLQVKVVIIGARQLYYTLQDLDPDFQEMFRVLVDFDEDIPMVDESLEQFAQLLTTRTSEEGMAPLTADAVARLATYSARLAEHQGRLSARIGDLFQLVSEADFIRHLAGDEMTDAGHIERALKAKATRTGRVSARILDDMLAGIILIDTDGAAVGKCNGLTVLEVGDSAFGVPARISATVYPGGSGIVDIEREVNLGQPIHSKGVMILTGYLGSRYAQEFPLAISASIALEQSYGYVDGDSASLGEACTLISALSKTPLKQCFAITGSINQFGEVQAVGGVNEKIEGFFRLCEARGLTGEQGAIIPQANVATLMLDEKVLQAVRDGKFHVYAVRQADEALSLLVGEPAGEPDEEGQFPEGSVNARVVERLRVIAEMINDDDLKEAEKELLAEALAAKKPA; encoded by the coding sequence ATGCCTGATTCTGTTGCCACCAGCTTGCGTCTAGCGCCTGATGCGCTAACCCGTCCTTTCTCTGCTGAACAGTTCAGCTTCTCGAATACCAATGATTTAGAACCTTTTCGCGGCATTCTCGGCCAGGAGCGTGCGGTCGAAGCCCTGCAGTTTGGCGTGGCCATGCCACGTCCGGGTTACAACGTTTTTGTGATGGGCGAGCCGGGTACGGGCCGCTTCTCATTCGTCAAACGCTACCTCAAGGCCGAGGGCAAGCGCCTGAAGTCCCCGAGCGATTGGGTGTACGTCAATAATTTTGACGAGCCCCGTGAGCCGCGTGCCCTGGAATTGCCTTCGAGCAGCGCGGGTGCATTTATTGCCGATATCAACCACCTGATCGACAACCTGCTGGCGACCTTTCCGGCGGTGTTTGAGCATCCGACGTATCAACAGCGCAAGAGCGCGATCGATCGTGGCTTCAATCAGCGGTACGACCGTGCGCTGGATGTGATCGAGCGGCTGGCGCTGGAAAAAGGCGTTGCGTTGTATCGCGACAGCAGCAACGTGGCCTTCACGCCGATGAGTGATGGCAAGGCCCTGGATGAGGCCGAGTTTTCGCAATTGCCTGAGGTTGAGCGAGAGCGCTTCCATGAGGATATTTCCGGACTGGAAGAGCGGCTGAACGAAGAACTGGCCAGCCTGCCGCAATGGAAGCGCGAGTCGAACAATCAGCTGCGCCAACTGAACGAAGAAACCATCACCCTGGCGTTGCAACCGTTGCTGTCGCCGTTGTCGCAGAAGTACGCCGAAAATGGTGCGGTCTGCGGTTATCTGCAAGCCATGCAGGTGTACTTGCTGAAAACCGTGGTCGAGCAATTGGTCGACGACAGCAAGACCGACGCCCAGGCCCGCAAGTTGCTCGAAGAGCAGTACCTGCCCAGCCTGGTGGTAGGCCAGCCGCTGAGCGGTGGTGCGCCGGTAGTGTTTGAGCCGCACCCCACGTATGACAATCTGTTCGGCCGTATTGAGTACAGCACCGACCAGGGCGCGCTTTACACCACGTACCGGCAGTTGCGGCCGGGCGCGCTGCATCGTGCCAACGGTGGGTTTTTGATTCTTGAAGCCGAGAAAATGCTCAGTGAGCCCTTTGTGTGGGATGCCCTGAAGCGTGCCCTGCAATCGCGCAAGTTGAAGATGGAGTCTCCGCTGGGCGAGATGGGCCGTCTGGCGACCGTCACCCTCAACCCGCAAGTCATTCCCTTGCAGGTCAAGGTCGTGATCATTGGTGCCCGCCAGCTGTATTACACGCTGCAGGACCTTGATCCGGACTTCCAGGAGATGTTCCGGGTGCTGGTGGACTTCGACGAAGACATTCCGATGGTCGATGAAAGCCTTGAGCAGTTCGCTCAGTTGCTGACCACCCGGACTTCAGAAGAAGGCATGGCGCCGCTGACCGCCGATGCGGTAGCGCGTCTGGCGACCTACAGCGCACGCCTGGCCGAGCATCAGGGGCGTTTGTCGGCGCGTATCGGTGATCTGTTCCAGCTGGTCAGCGAGGCGGATTTCATTCGTCACCTGGCGGGCGATGAGATGACCGATGCCGGCCATATCGAGCGTGCGCTGAAGGCCAAGGCCACGCGTACCGGTCGAGTGTCGGCGCGCATTCTTGATGACATGCTGGCAGGGATCATTCTGATCGACACCGATGGCGCGGCCGTGGGCAAGTGCAACGGCCTGACCGTGCTGGAAGTCGGCGACTCGGCCTTTGGTGTACCTGCGCGGATATCCGCCACGGTGTATCCGGGAGGCAGCGGTATCGTCGATATCGAGCGTGAAGTTAACCTGGGTCAGCCGATTCACTCCAAGGGCGTGATGATTTTAACCGGGTACCTGGGCAGCCGTTATGCACAGGAATTCCCGCTCGCGATTTCAGCCAGTATCGCGCTGGAACAGTCCTACGGTTATGTCGATGGCGACAGTGCCTCGTTGGGTGAGGCTTGTACGTTGATTTCGGCGCTGTCCAAAACGCCACTCAAACAGTGTTTTGCCATCACCGGTTCCATCAACCAGTTTGGTGAAGTGCAGGCGGTGGGCGGGGTCAACGAGAAGATCGAGGGCTTCTTCCGACTCTGTGAAGCGCGGGGGCTTACAGGCGAGCAGGGGGCAATTATCCCGCAGGCCAACGTGGCGACCCTGATGCTGGATGAGAAGGTGCTGCAGGCGGTGCGTGATGGCAAGTTCCACGTGTACGCGGTGCGTCAGGCCGATGAGGCGTTGAGCCTGTTGGTGGGTGAGCCTGCCGGTGAGCCGGATGAAGAGGGCCAGTTCCCTGAAGGCAGCGTCAATGCGCGCGTGGTAGAGCGGTTGCGTGTGATCGCTGAAATGATCAACGACGACGACCTCAAGGAGGCCGAGAAGGAGTTGCTGGCTGAGGCCCTGGCAGCGAAGAAACCGGCCTGA
- a CDS encoding TIGR00645 family protein, which translates to MERFIENAMYASRWILAPIYFGLSLGLLALALKFFQEVFHVIPNVFALSESDLILVILSLIDMALVGGLLVMVMISGYENFVSQLDIDDHKEKLSWLGTMDSTSLKMKVAASIVAISSIHLLRVFMDARNIETEYLMWYVIIHMTFVVSAFAMGYLDKLTKH; encoded by the coding sequence ATGGAACGCTTTATCGAAAACGCAATGTACGCCTCGCGCTGGATTCTGGCGCCTATTTACTTCGGGCTCTCGCTGGGTCTGTTGGCTTTGGCGTTGAAGTTCTTTCAGGAAGTGTTTCACGTAATCCCCAACGTGTTTGCGTTAAGTGAGTCGGATTTGATCCTGGTCATTTTGTCGCTGATCGACATGGCGCTGGTGGGCGGCCTGTTGGTGATGGTGATGATTTCCGGCTACGAGAACTTCGTCTCGCAACTGGACATCGACGACCACAAGGAGAAACTCAGCTGGCTGGGCACCATGGACTCAACCTCGCTGAAGATGAAAGTGGCAGCGTCGATCGTGGCGATCTCCTCGATTCACCTGCTACGAGTGTTCATGGATGCGCGCAATATCGAGACCGAGTACCTGATGTGGTACGTGATCATTCATATGACCTTTGTGGTATCGGCCTTTGCGATGGGCTATCTGGATAAATTGACCAAACACTGA